The nucleotide window tgtgtgtgtaCAATGTACATAGAATAGAACGTAGTATATATTACTTCTCTCAACAGAGTTGGAAGAGGCGCATCAATGGCGAGGCCCTCTAGCACCAAGAGGAAGGAAGTGGCTAAAACTCAAGAGGAGAAATCCAAAAGGCCAAAGGATGATGAGGTATCCAGAGGAATGCTTGTTCGGATTGAAGCTGATGCGTTTGATTGTCCTATCTGTTTTGAAGCTCTGTATCCTCCAATCTACCAGGTTAATTTGATTACCATCAGTTGGTCCATTTTAACttgagattttattatttttaacttttacaccatatatatatatatatatatatatatatatatatatttcttgtcaGCTAACGAATcattactttttcatttttttttttttttaaaccagtGTCCGAATGGGCATTTGATGTGCTCAAAATGCACTGTTAAGCTTACTGGGAAATGTCCATCTTGTTCTCAAATTATTGGGCTGATACGCTGTTTGGCATTAGAAAAAATCATTGAAACAATGGAAATAAGTTGCTCAAATGCCGGATGTGATGAAACTCTGGTGTACATAGACAGAGCATCCCATCAGAAGTCATGCAGTTATGCACAATGCTCTTGCCCTGTTTGCTCATTCCAAGGCTGTGTGACAACTCTATCTCAGCATTTTGTAGACACACACAAATTTTCTGCAGTTAAATTCAAATATGAATCTTGTTTTGGTATTCATGTTACTGGTGAGGGACGTCGCATTCTTATTTCTCCTGATAATCGTTTGTTCCTCCTGCTGATTAATAGAGATGTAACTGAAGGGACTGCACTCTCAGTTGTTGGCATCTGTCCTGCTGCTAAAGAGTATCAATTTACATATGAACTTTCAGTTGACATGTTTTCTACTCATCTTGAGCTAAGAGCAGCTGGAGCAATGACTTGTGAATGGAAGGGTGTTCATCCCAAAACTTATCTTTTTGTTCCTGATGATGCATTTCCTTTACCCAAGTTACAAATCTTTGTGACCATCAAGAAAAACAATGTGTGTCCAGGACCAGGCTGATGGAATTGAACTCAGGCTTTGCTGAAATGTAGtctttgcttttttatttctgttttctgtttttataataataaggCTGGTATCTTGTTTTGTTCTTAtatattgcaactctatgctaaTTATCTCTCTTGCATAAATAATCAAGATAAGTTAATGTAAGTACTCTTTGTTTGGGATTTTTATGTACTCAGGGTTACTATTTCAAGTAGTCTGAAAATTTGAGTGGTGTtctggcatatatatatatatatatatatatatatatatatatatatatatatatagatagagagagagagagtaaagaACAACTACAACGCATAAGTACTTTTCTCTCTATTCTCTTTTGATTCCTAGAATAGAAGGATTAGTTGGGAAGAGATAAAGTATAGAGGGACTATgaggttgtttggattggcttctaGGAAACCTATaagcatgtttttttataagtgaaTCACTTTTGGAGGAAAGAAAATGTATTTGTATTAGGTTTTCTGCAAAAGTAGAAGctgttaaaaaaacacaaattcagctttttttcaaaagctggtAAAgagatgtttttaaaaaaaacacttctaaaaaaatgtttttgggTGTTGTAAATTACCAGTTTACCCTCAACAATTGAACAAATTAATGCCCTCAGTCCTAGCTTATTAGACAACAACaaacatgacaataataataataattattataataataattgtaattgtaatcataattataattataattataatacattaagttattattattattatcattaatgttTTCGTTACCATTATTAATAGCAATGTATAATAATAActcaatgaaaaattaatgatttGCCACCCCTAAAAGCCCTTTTAAAAATCCACATCCAAAtaacttcacacatataaaagtacTTTTACATTAGCTTATCCATACATAAAATACTGAAAAACATTTAATTTACTCTCAAaagcacttaaaaaaaaaaaagtgattctacaacttaaaaaaaaaagcaattttttttaacctaaTCTAAACAAGACTTAAGTGTATCAACTTTCAAGAATATAGAGACTAGTTTGCAATATTTCTGAATAAAGATACCGAAAGAGAAGTGAGGAAAATAAAGAGACCAATTAGTGTATTATACCCAAGtaacccaatatatatatatatatatatatatattattagatcGCTTAATTGGTGGCAAAATGGACGGTGGATATCATAGTCATCTGG belongs to Dioscorea cayenensis subsp. rotundata cultivar TDr96_F1 chromosome 17, TDr96_F1_v2_PseudoChromosome.rev07_lg8_w22 25.fasta, whole genome shotgun sequence and includes:
- the LOC120280484 gene encoding E3 ubiquitin-protein ligase SINA-like 1, encoding MARPSSTKRKEVAKTQEEKSKRPKDDEVSRGMLVRIEADAFDCPICFEALYPPIYQCPNGHLMCSKCTVKLTGKCPSCSQIIGLIRCLALEKIIETMEISCSNAGCDETLVYIDRASHQKSCSYAQCSCPVCSFQGCVTTLSQHFVDTHKFSAVKFKYESCFGIHVTGEGRRILISPDNRLFLLLINRDVTEGTALSVVGICPAAKEYQFTYELSVDMFSTHLELRAAGAMTCEWKGVHPKTYLFVPDDAFPLPKLQIFVTIKKNNVCPGPG